In a genomic window of Spirochaetales bacterium:
- a CDS encoding bifunctional nuclease family protein, whose amino-acid sequence MLVPAEVWTLAKTDQGNAVLIKPKGADIAVPIFIGQAEAQSILIGLGDVEIQRPLTHDLLISTLKNLNVSIKRVEITDLSEGIFYGRLVVTRSGKEISIDARPSDCIAVAVRVKCNIFIDESVVDEAGISITIVNEHSNQPLEFSPKESEIDNLKKKLDSAVEEENYEEAARIRDKIKELEGKS is encoded by the coding sequence ATGCTCGTTCCGGCTGAAGTTTGGACATTGGCAAAAACCGATCAGGGAAACGCCGTTCTGATAAAACCAAAGGGGGCGGACATTGCCGTACCCATTTTTATCGGGCAGGCGGAAGCCCAATCCATACTCATCGGTCTCGGCGATGTTGAAATACAACGGCCGCTTACCCACGATCTCCTTATCTCGACGCTGAAAAATTTGAATGTATCGATAAAAAGGGTCGAAATTACGGATTTAAGCGAAGGTATCTTTTACGGCCGCCTCGTCGTCACGAGGTCCGGAAAAGAAATCAGTATCGATGCACGTCCTTCCGATTGTATCGCGGTCGCAGTCAGAGTGAAATGCAATATCTTTATCGATGAATCTGTTGTCGATGAAGCCGGGATATCAATCACGATCGTCAACGAACATTCAAACCAGCCCCTTGAATTCAGTCCGAAGGAATCTGAAATCGACAATCTGAAAAAAAAGCTCGATAGTGCCGTTGAGGAAGAAAATTATGAGGAAGCGGCACGGATACGCGATAAAATAAAAGAACTCGAAGGCAAGTCCTGA
- a CDS encoding J domain-containing protein: protein MDKADNEFNTYLKTLMQSPTLKDLKQKYRELIKLYHPDKHPERIEWSTKIMQKLNQAYENHLTHLYGVFEGKKKEADFDHGHRIHPQTIGQAIARGDDALRDAVIIGWLKRTPKDSFAGIIRTRVAMAHRFLKAWGDTNTMSRKSLFYSDLFSAFLAATEHKNPRPLPAVMNPTKLFHYISEANKYLDSGIRNFYRFAENRSVSILSNIPLSFFDDAIRLYTRIKSEIDDVLTVSIISEKIKLAGLFEIRIKDPELTYLWPDKS from the coding sequence ATGGATAAGGCAGACAACGAGTTCAATACATACCTGAAGACTCTCATGCAGTCCCCGACACTGAAGGATTTGAAACAAAAATACAGGGAACTCATTAAACTGTATCATCCGGACAAACACCCGGAACGCATTGAATGGTCGACAAAAATAATGCAAAAACTCAATCAGGCATATGAAAATCATCTCACGCATCTTTACGGCGTCTTCGAAGGCAAAAAAAAAGAAGCCGATTTCGACCACGGACATCGCATACACCCCCAAACAATCGGACAGGCGATTGCAAGGGGGGATGATGCGCTTCGTGACGCCGTTATCATCGGCTGGCTGAAGCGGACACCAAAGGACTCGTTTGCAGGGATCATTCGTACAAGGGTCGCAATGGCGCATCGCTTTTTAAAGGCATGGGGGGACACGAATACAATGAGCAGGAAGTCTCTCTTCTACAGTGACCTTTTTTCCGCTTTTCTTGCGGCAACGGAACATAAAAATCCTCGACCGCTTCCCGCCGTCATGAATCCGACCAAACTCTTTCATTACATCTCGGAGGCAAATAAATATCTTGATTCCGGGATCAGAAATTTTTATCGCTTCGCGGAAAACAGAAGCGTTTCGATTCTCTCGAATATACCATTATCGTTTTTCGATGACGCAATTCGGCTTTACACCAGGATAAAAAGCGAGATCGACGATGTTCTCACCGTTTCAATAATTTCAGAAAAAATCAAGCTCGCGGGATTGTTTGAAATTCGAATCAAGGACCCGGAATTGACGTATCTATGGCCGGACAAATCATAG
- a CDS encoding glutamine synthetase III has product MDSKRFEITELFGSNVFNYKTMRERMPKETFNALMNTIQRGVPLSAAASDVVANAMKDWAIEKGATHYTHWFQPLTGKTAEKHDSFISPTRDGGVIMEFSGKQLIQGEPDASSFPSGGLRATFEARGYTAWDCTSPAFLKQDALGNVTLCIPTAFCSFRGEALDTKTPLLRSMKAVETRALELIRILGNTTSARVISEAGVEQEYFLVDKKYFLRRLDLMLAGRTLFGAQPPKGQELDDQYSGAIKDRVSDFMRDLDIELWKMGIASKTKHNEVAPSQFELAPIYTSINIAADQNQLIMETMQKVALRHELVCLLHEKPFRGVNGSGKHINWGLSTDDGINLLDPGNTPHENEQFLLFLSALIRSVDKYQGLLRASTANPGNEHRLGAHEAPPAIISIFLGDELTDILLKLGKGEKAVRKEADLITIGVDTLPPLPKDNTDRNRTSPFAFTGNKFEFRMVPSSASISEPNMVINTIVAETLDLMIGRLKKAKDRNKEATLLIREIISNHNRIIYNGNNYSKEWEKEAGERGLENVTSSVEALKAFASEEALDLFEKFGVLTREESVSRYEVHLDLYAKQINIEARISLDMLRRQYIPAAVRYITELARSVSAVEDAAEGGGVQKEILKQVSSRLESAYKTGKTLAAEAKNAACKPAVAGKAAAYSERVLTSIGELRKDIDGLETLIPADIWPVPTYAEMMFHIE; this is encoded by the coding sequence ATGGACTCAAAACGTTTCGAGATAACAGAACTCTTTGGATCGAATGTGTTCAATTACAAGACTATGAGAGAAAGAATGCCCAAAGAGACATTTAACGCACTGATGAACACCATACAACGCGGTGTTCCTCTCTCAGCCGCCGCCTCGGATGTGGTGGCGAACGCGATGAAGGATTGGGCGATCGAAAAAGGCGCGACCCACTACACCCACTGGTTTCAGCCGCTTACGGGAAAAACGGCGGAAAAACATGATTCCTTTATCTCTCCGACAAGGGACGGAGGCGTTATCATGGAGTTTTCCGGAAAACAACTCATCCAGGGGGAACCGGACGCCTCGTCATTTCCAAGCGGGGGACTTCGCGCGACCTTCGAGGCGCGCGGATATACCGCGTGGGATTGTACATCTCCCGCTTTTCTCAAGCAGGATGCCCTCGGAAACGTGACACTCTGTATTCCGACCGCTTTTTGTTCATTTCGGGGTGAAGCCCTTGACACGAAAACTCCGTTGCTCCGCTCAATGAAAGCCGTGGAAACGCGGGCTTTGGAGCTCATTCGAATCCTGGGAAACACCACCTCCGCCAGGGTGATTTCAGAGGCCGGTGTTGAACAGGAATATTTTCTCGTGGACAAGAAATATTTTCTCAGGCGGCTCGATCTCATGCTCGCCGGCAGAACGCTGTTCGGTGCGCAACCCCCGAAAGGGCAGGAACTGGACGACCAGTATTCGGGTGCGATCAAAGACAGGGTCTCGGATTTTATGCGGGACCTCGATATCGAACTCTGGAAAATGGGCATCGCCTCGAAGACAAAACATAATGAGGTCGCCCCGTCGCAGTTTGAACTGGCCCCAATCTATACGAGTATCAATATTGCGGCGGATCAGAATCAACTGATTATGGAGACTATGCAAAAGGTCGCATTACGGCATGAGCTCGTTTGCCTTCTTCACGAAAAACCGTTCCGCGGAGTCAATGGGTCGGGGAAACATATCAACTGGGGATTATCGACCGATGATGGCATCAATCTTCTTGATCCGGGAAATACACCGCATGAAAACGAGCAGTTTTTGCTGTTTCTCTCCGCGCTCATTCGTTCCGTAGACAAATATCAGGGGCTTCTCCGGGCGTCGACCGCGAATCCGGGAAACGAACACAGGCTTGGGGCCCATGAAGCGCCACCGGCCATCATTTCCATTTTTCTTGGAGATGAACTCACCGATATACTTCTCAAACTGGGAAAGGGAGAAAAAGCCGTACGTAAAGAGGCGGATCTCATTACTATCGGTGTGGATACGCTTCCGCCACTGCCAAAAGACAACACGGACAGAAACCGGACCTCCCCATTTGCCTTTACCGGAAACAAGTTCGAGTTCAGGATGGTACCGTCATCGGCATCGATTTCAGAACCCAATATGGTCATTAATACCATTGTGGCGGAGACACTCGACCTCATGATCGGCCGGCTGAAAAAGGCAAAGGACAGGAATAAAGAAGCAACCCTGCTTATCAGGGAGATAATCTCGAACCATAACAGAATCATATACAATGGTAACAATTATTCGAAAGAATGGGAAAAGGAAGCCGGAGAGCGGGGTCTTGAAAACGTGACATCGAGTGTGGAAGCATTAAAAGCGTTTGCCTCGGAAGAGGCGCTCGATCTTTTTGAGAAATTCGGCGTACTGACACGGGAAGAAAGCGTATCGCGGTATGAAGTCCATCTCGACCTGTACGCGAAACAGATCAATATCGAGGCAAGGATAAGCCTCGATATGCTCCGGCGGCAATATATTCCCGCCGCCGTTCGTTATATAACCGAATTGGCACGTTCCGTCAGCGCTGTTGAGGATGCGGCAGAGGGGGGCGGCGTTCAGAAAGAGATTTTGAAACAAGTATCCTCAAGACTCGAGTCCGCATATAAAACGGGAAAGACGCTTGCCGCCGAGGCGAAAAACGCTGCGTGCAAACCGGCCGTGGCGGGAAAGGCCGCCGCTTATTCGGAGCGGGTGTTGACGTCGATCGGTGAATTGCGAAAGGATATCGATGGTCTCGAGACACTCATACCCGCCGATATATGGCCCGTGCCAACTTACGCTGAAATGATGTTTCATATTGAGTAA
- a CDS encoding TlpA family protein disulfide reductase translates to MPETNICMRKALSVILITTSMTAAIFIPFSCNDTGKKGINADSTRASAPLSESDTTFYTALKEKLKKAYIMTLKNPENALDYDFTLNDLSGSPVSLSDFKGTVVFLNFWAIWCGPCRSEIPSMQKLYEEMLDEGFVFLAVNIGESKEDVSAFAEKAGITFPVLLDTTREVAKTYGASGIPMTWIIDTNGFIVGAAQGARSWNTSAVKEAIQYMLNREG, encoded by the coding sequence ATGCCTGAAACAAATATCTGTATGAGAAAGGCATTATCCGTCATACTCATCACCACATCTATGACGGCTGCGATATTCATTCCTTTTTCCTGTAACGATACCGGGAAAAAAGGAATTAACGCCGACAGCACACGCGCCTCAGCCCCGCTTTCAGAATCGGACACCACCTTCTATACCGCTTTGAAAGAAAAACTGAAAAAGGCGTATATTATGACACTCAAAAACCCGGAAAATGCCCTCGACTATGATTTTACCCTGAACGATCTTTCCGGTTCGCCGGTAAGCCTGAGTGACTTCAAAGGGACGGTGGTATTCCTCAATTTCTGGGCAATCTGGTGCGGTCCCTGCAGAAGCGAGATTCCGTCGATGCAGAAACTATACGAAGAAATGCTCGATGAGGGGTTCGTCTTTCTGGCCGTCAATATCGGAGAATCAAAAGAAGACGTATCGGCATTCGCGGAGAAAGCGGGGATCACCTTTCCCGTGCTCCTGGATACGACAAGGGAGGTCGCGAAGACGTACGGCGCGAGCGGTATACCGATGACATGGATAATCGACACGAACGGTTTCATAGTCGGCGCCGCCCAGGGGGCCCGTTCATGGAATACTTCGGCCGTCAAGGAAGCGATTCAGTACATGTTGAACCGGGAAGGATGA
- a CDS encoding beta-N-acetylhexosaminidase, translated as MGLPIHDISLIPVPAKLKVKPGTFRLTPETGLYIHPHTDEIRRIGLLLSKHLESLTGYTIGIDGKKPDDSGQPSISILLENSRTPSKESYNLLVAPPSIILRSSSPQGLFRGVQTLRQLFPPGNVSGTSGGEKTDWCIPCITVSDYPAFKWRGLLLDCCRHFMTKDFIKHLLDVLAYYKLNKFHWHLTEDQGWRIEIKKYPRLTETGAFRIENGIKTGGYYTQDDVKEIVAYAAERYIEVIPEIEMPGHCTAALAAYPAYSCTGGPFEVAATWGIFEDVFCAGNDETFTFLTDILSEVADLFPSPYIHIGADEVPKRRWKDCGKCRQLMKEKGFVREEQLQSYFIARIVRFLSSLDKKVIGWDEVLEGDPVDGITVQYWRSWKEEETLQQAVDLNRNIIVSPTGNCYLDYPLDKIDLDTVYSLNPLPCGFMRKKKHLVLGGECNMWTEYAPQESIEQKLFPRLLALAEVLWSAPKRRETDRFYKRVRTHYPRLREMGIDYGKAFENEKQG; from the coding sequence ATGGGATTACCTATCCATGACATTTCACTCATTCCCGTTCCCGCTAAACTCAAGGTAAAGCCGGGAACCTTCCGTCTTACGCCGGAAACCGGGCTGTATATACACCCGCACACGGATGAAATTCGCAGGATCGGCCTGCTTCTTTCGAAACATCTCGAATCCTTGACGGGGTATACCATCGGTATCGACGGCAAAAAGCCCGATGATTCCGGACAACCGTCAATCTCGATTCTCCTGGAAAACTCACGAACACCGTCGAAAGAAAGTTACAACCTTCTGGTAGCGCCTCCTTCCATAATACTTCGTTCCTCATCACCGCAGGGCCTGTTCAGGGGCGTACAGACGCTTCGCCAGCTGTTTCCACCGGGAAACGTATCCGGTACATCGGGCGGGGAAAAAACGGATTGGTGTATCCCGTGTATCACTGTCTCCGATTATCCCGCTTTCAAATGGCGGGGCTTGCTTCTCGACTGCTGCCGGCACTTCATGACAAAAGATTTTATCAAACACCTGCTCGACGTTCTTGCATATTATAAACTGAACAAATTTCACTGGCATCTCACAGAAGACCAGGGGTGGAGAATCGAGATAAAAAAATACCCGCGTCTTACGGAAACAGGCGCCTTTCGTATCGAAAACGGGATAAAAACCGGGGGGTATTATACGCAGGACGACGTGAAGGAAATCGTCGCCTACGCTGCAGAAAGGTATATCGAAGTGATACCGGAAATCGAGATGCCCGGCCATTGTACCGCCGCACTGGCCGCATACCCCGCCTACTCCTGTACAGGCGGACCGTTCGAGGTCGCCGCCACCTGGGGTATTTTCGAGGATGTATTTTGTGCAGGCAATGACGAAACCTTCACCTTTCTCACCGACATCCTTTCAGAGGTCGCAGACCTTTTCCCTTCTCCCTATATCCATATCGGTGCGGACGAGGTTCCCAAACGAAGATGGAAGGATTGCGGCAAATGCCGGCAATTAATGAAGGAAAAGGGATTTGTACGGGAAGAACAACTTCAAAGCTACTTTATTGCACGAATCGTCCGGTTTCTTTCATCACTGGACAAAAAGGTCATCGGGTGGGATGAAGTCCTCGAGGGTGATCCAGTCGACGGGATCACCGTACAATACTGGCGGTCATGGAAAGAAGAGGAAACGCTTCAACAGGCAGTGGACCTTAACAGAAACATTATCGTTTCACCGACCGGCAACTGTTATCTGGATTATCCCCTCGACAAGATCGATCTTGATACCGTTTACTCACTCAACCCCCTGCCCTGCGGGTTTATGCGTAAAAAGAAACATCTTGTTCTCGGCGGTGAGTGCAATATGTGGACGGAATATGCGCCGCAGGAGAGCATTGAACAGAAACTGTTCCCCCGGCTCTTAGCCCTCGCCGAAGTTCTCTGGTCCGCGCCCAAACGGCGCGAGACGGACAGGTTTTATAAACGCGTACGGACACATTACCCCCGTCTTCGGGAAATGGGAATCGATTACGGAAAAGCTTTCGAGAATGAAAAACAAGGATAG
- a CDS encoding PilZ domain-containing protein, whose translation MWIVLLVAALLITVIIILRRFNIWSFPWIKFFLKGKESGFSFSEINLLRKVAIENKLKDPTSLFWSIRQLDFSIRGVLSNYRARGIEETEKSCNFISKLFEFRKRVEFQLPKYKLGLKSTRDIPDKQKIKISIPGMDPFYSQLLENLRRYMAFSYPQGPKLPAGFSWKGQQIGIYFYRNGDAGYFFNTKVIDDFYYKKYPILHVAHSSNLVRSQKRKSIRVDVSRSAMLFPLKNMEMANEEIEVDAGLRCKLIDLSEDGAAVLIGGRAKAGLPVKIQFNLFDVPIVMNGIVKGINFDDKKNRSIIHIQALPLSNQMRNQILIFVYNIFGERAEDTSIKAPKLEPTKKNSGDSE comes from the coding sequence ATGTGGATAGTTCTTCTCGTTGCTGCTTTACTCATTACCGTTATTATAATACTCAGAAGGTTCAATATCTGGAGTTTTCCATGGATAAAATTCTTTTTAAAGGGGAAAGAATCGGGATTCAGTTTTTCGGAAATTAATCTGCTTCGTAAAGTGGCGATAGAGAATAAACTTAAAGATCCGACATCGCTTTTCTGGTCGATCAGGCAACTCGATTTTTCAATCCGCGGTGTTCTTTCGAATTATCGTGCACGCGGAATAGAAGAGACGGAGAAGTCGTGTAATTTTATTTCCAAACTTTTTGAATTCAGAAAACGAGTGGAATTCCAGCTTCCCAAATATAAACTGGGGCTGAAATCAACGCGCGATATACCGGATAAACAGAAAATCAAGATATCGATTCCCGGAATGGACCCGTTTTATTCACAGTTACTTGAAAATCTGAGACGTTACATGGCTTTTTCATACCCCCAGGGACCGAAACTCCCCGCGGGTTTTTCCTGGAAAGGGCAGCAGATCGGCATCTACTTTTACCGTAACGGCGATGCGGGTTATTTTTTTAACACCAAGGTAATCGATGATTTTTACTATAAAAAATACCCTATTCTTCATGTCGCACATTCAAGCAACCTTGTCCGTTCGCAAAAGCGGAAATCGATAAGGGTCGATGTAAGCCGGTCCGCCATGCTTTTCCCGCTGAAAAACATGGAGATGGCGAATGAAGAAATCGAGGTCGATGCGGGCCTCAGATGCAAGCTTATCGATCTTTCCGAAGACGGTGCGGCCGTTTTGATCGGCGGGCGGGCGAAAGCGGGGCTTCCCGTTAAAATTCAGTTCAATCTTTTTGATGTGCCGATTGTGATGAACGGCATCGTCAAGGGGATAAATTTCGACGATAAAAAAAACAGATCGATTATCCACATACAGGCACTGCCGTTGAGTAATCAAATGAGGAACCAGATTCTCATTTTTGTTTATAATATCTTCGGCGAGAGGGCGGAGGATACATCAATAAAAGCCCCGAAACTCGAACCGACGAAAAAAAACAGTGGAGATTCGGAGTAA
- a CDS encoding substrate-binding domain-containing protein translates to MSKAKSRKKRSTIGLLLDWPGTPYQMKLWSGVADYAREEDVNLICFIGGAINSPYTYEQQRNKLYDLISEDRVDGLVILTSTIGHFVGYNGMRDFFARFDYIPLVSIATQMENVPSVVVDNELGMRDLMNHLIEVHGYRRLAFIGGPEHNADATQRLYVYKDVLRLSGIEYDQDLYIVGDFEMLTGQAAIHTLIGERKVDFDVVISANDEMAIGAVAAIRELGYRVPEDIAVVGFDDIDINKSITPLLTTVRQPIYQQGRIAAELALSAIRGKDVAELTILPTELILRESCGCFSRMMKSIVKEKLQNDNTGFQELYQTNRQSLLEDINRILAPHLINFSNFTRNSFSERVEQLLSAFQSDLTNKKEGTFLSIWKDILYLATTSGPSAPVWQQVLSVLHMQVLPLIHDRIIHAKADEILLSAREMVEETEKQELDYRLLSNARETLTIRALGEQLLASMNLTDLIDLLEKALPKLGIKSCYLSLYEGEHEEKGSRNESTDISRLIVAFNENGKLDLTEEGISYPSKELIPAGMFPKNRRFAIMVDALDYSKNQLGIAFFEMGLQGVISYDLLRKRLQEAVKGVLLLQRVHAQTIALTKTNEKLQEEIAERERAEKALRESELYLRAILDANPIPLVIYRESDGRILYANECFGHTFGFDNTNIDRRKIKEYFNDPVEYRHLLDKLKVTCFDTRGYVQNYEVSMKKEDGTQFWVVISLQTFLFNQELAIIAGCYDITDRKRLEKEILEISGREQQRLGQDLHDELSQQLTGISYMCRVLQEQLDAKSLDDARTAEEITRLVNQSISQTKILARGLFPVELEENGIISALRELSEKTEKQFHVPCHFICMDDVFITDNTIALHLYRIAQEAVHNAAKHANPDNIYIQLECMENKILLSIKDDGDGIDEERGDGKGMGLRIMKYRANMIGGNIQIGQGVKKGTVVICSVDNPAVKNKRIKIG, encoded by the coding sequence ATGAGCAAAGCGAAAAGCCGGAAAAAACGGTCCACAATTGGTTTACTTCTCGACTGGCCGGGAACCCCCTATCAGATGAAATTATGGAGCGGGGTTGCGGATTACGCGAGAGAAGAAGACGTGAATCTTATCTGTTTTATCGGCGGGGCGATCAATTCTCCCTATACCTACGAACAGCAGCGGAATAAACTTTATGACCTCATCAGCGAGGACCGTGTCGACGGACTCGTCATCCTTACCTCGACAATCGGACATTTTGTCGGCTATAACGGAATGAGGGATTTTTTCGCACGGTTCGATTACATTCCACTGGTAAGTATCGCAACACAGATGGAGAACGTTCCATCCGTTGTCGTGGATAATGAATTGGGTATGAGGGACCTTATGAATCACCTTATCGAGGTTCACGGGTACAGGCGCCTCGCTTTTATCGGCGGCCCCGAACATAACGCAGACGCCACGCAACGATTATACGTCTACAAGGACGTGCTGCGCTTGTCCGGCATTGAATACGATCAGGATCTTTATATTGTGGGCGATTTTGAAATGCTGACGGGTCAGGCGGCAATTCACACACTTATCGGTGAACGGAAAGTCGATTTCGATGTCGTCATCTCGGCAAATGACGAGATGGCAATCGGAGCCGTTGCCGCCATTCGGGAACTCGGATACAGGGTGCCCGAGGATATCGCTGTTGTCGGTTTCGACGATATCGATATCAATAAATCCATCACACCCCTGCTGACGACGGTCAGGCAGCCGATATATCAACAGGGAAGAATCGCCGCCGAACTGGCGCTTTCGGCGATCAGGGGAAAAGATGTCGCCGAATTGACCATTCTCCCGACCGAACTCATTCTCCGTGAATCCTGCGGCTGTTTTTCGCGCATGATGAAATCGATCGTCAAGGAGAAACTACAGAATGATAATACCGGGTTTCAGGAACTTTATCAGACGAACAGGCAGTCTCTCCTTGAAGATATAAACAGGATTCTGGCCCCTCATCTTATTAATTTCAGCAATTTCACGCGAAACAGTTTCTCGGAACGCGTCGAACAGCTGCTTTCCGCGTTTCAGTCCGACCTTACCAATAAAAAAGAAGGAACCTTTCTTTCCATCTGGAAGGATATTCTCTATCTCGCGACAACAAGCGGCCCGAGCGCCCCTGTCTGGCAGCAGGTTCTCTCCGTTCTGCATATGCAGGTGCTGCCTTTGATACACGACCGCATTATTCATGCGAAAGCCGATGAAATATTACTCAGCGCACGGGAGATGGTGGAAGAAACGGAAAAGCAGGAACTGGACTATCGTCTTTTGAGTAATGCGAGAGAAACCCTCACCATCCGTGCCCTCGGCGAGCAACTGCTTGCCTCGATGAACCTGACCGATCTTATCGATTTGCTTGAAAAAGCACTTCCTAAACTCGGTATCAAAAGTTGCTACCTCTCGCTTTATGAGGGCGAGCATGAAGAGAAGGGCTCGAGGAATGAAAGCACTGATATTTCCCGGCTTATTGTGGCTTTTAACGAAAACGGAAAACTCGACCTTACCGAAGAAGGCATAAGCTACCCATCAAAAGAACTCATTCCGGCAGGTATGTTTCCGAAAAACAGACGTTTCGCCATCATGGTGGATGCCCTCGATTACAGTAAGAACCAGCTCGGGATCGCTTTTTTTGAAATGGGGCTTCAGGGTGTTATATCGTATGATCTTCTGAGAAAGCGGCTGCAGGAGGCGGTAAAAGGGGTATTGCTTCTCCAGCGTGTGCACGCCCAGACAATCGCGCTGACGAAGACAAATGAAAAACTTCAGGAGGAGATCGCGGAGCGGGAACGCGCGGAAAAGGCGTTGCGGGAAAGTGAACTATATCTGAGAGCGATTCTCGACGCCAATCCGATTCCCCTGGTCATATATCGGGAGAGTGACGGCCGTATACTCTATGCAAATGAATGTTTCGGTCATACATTCGGATTTGACAATACAAACATCGACAGGAGAAAAATCAAGGAATACTTCAATGATCCCGTCGAATACAGGCACCTGCTTGATAAATTAAAGGTCACCTGCTTCGATACCAGGGGATATGTCCAGAATTATGAAGTTTCCATGAAAAAGGAGGACGGGACGCAGTTCTGGGTGGTTATTTCACTCCAGACGTTTTTATTCAACCAGGAACTTGCTATTATCGCCGGGTGTTATGACATCACCGACCGCAAGCGGCTTGAAAAGGAAATTCTTGAAATAAGCGGGAGGGAACAGCAGCGGCTTGGTCAGGATCTTCATGACGAATTGAGCCAGCAGCTTACCGGTATATCATACATGTGCAGGGTGTTGCAGGAACAGCTTGATGCGAAATCACTCGACGACGCCAGAACAGCGGAAGAAATAACCCGGCTGGTGAATCAGTCGATCAGCCAGACGAAGATACTTGCACGTGGTCTTTTCCCGGTCGAGCTGGAGGAGAACGGAATAATCTCCGCTTTGAGGGAACTCTCGGAAAAGACGGAGAAACAGTTTCATGTACCGTGCCATTTCATTTGTATGGACGATGTCTTTATTACCGATAATACCATCGCCCTGCATCTCTATCGGATCGCTCAGGAGGCGGTACATAATGCGGCAAAACACGCAAATCCGGATAATATTTATATTCAGCTTGAGTGTATGGAAAATAAAATACTGCTTTCCATCAAAGATGACGGGGATGGAATTGATGAGGAACGTGGTGACGGTAAGGGGATGGGCTTGCGTATTATGAAGTATCGCGCTAATATGATCGGTGGAAATATCCAGATCGGACAGGGAGTCAAGAAAGGAACGGTCGTAATCTGCTCTGTCGATAATCCGGCAGTAAAGAATAAAAGAATAAAGATAGGATAA
- a CDS encoding CPBP family intramembrane metalloprotease — protein MAGQIIEFFIMFISFFLPNLIVPPLDSASGFLNSFVPLTLYIILSAGQTAFMIFIIKRKGDRAFDDFGLKRFRLSDTLYAILFAAGLFVIYYLLLLLTDFLPEHLVQMIQEGHRWRLENPAMIPLLVIFCLITGYREELLFRSYLLTRCRQAGFPLPLALATGTLLFGLLHMYEGFFGAAFAFTSGFFLSYIFVKKRNIHTISMAHALFNMTALLLSLFEP, from the coding sequence ATGGCCGGACAAATCATAGAGTTTTTTATAATGTTTATCAGTTTTTTTCTTCCCAATCTGATCGTTCCGCCGCTTGATTCGGCCTCCGGATTCCTTAATTCCTTTGTCCCCCTGACGTTATACATCATTCTTTCAGCCGGACAAACGGCATTCATGATTTTCATTATCAAGAGAAAGGGAGACCGGGCGTTTGACGATTTCGGCCTGAAACGGTTCCGGTTGTCCGATACACTGTATGCCATTCTGTTCGCTGCCGGACTATTCGTCATCTATTATCTCCTTCTGTTACTGACTGATTTTCTGCCGGAACATCTCGTACAAATGATACAGGAAGGACACCGGTGGCGGCTCGAAAACCCGGCAATGATTCCGCTTTTGGTCATATTCTGTCTGATCACCGGCTACCGGGAGGAACTGCTTTTCCGTTCATACCTTTTGACCAGATGCCGGCAAGCGGGCTTTCCGCTTCCGCTTGCACTCGCGACAGGTACGCTTTTATTCGGTCTTCTTCATATGTATGAGGGATTCTTCGGGGCCGCCTTCGCTTTTACATCGGGCTTTTTTCTCTCATATATATTTGTAAAAAAAAGAAACATTCATACGATCAGCATGGCACACGCACTCTTCAATATGACGGCACTGCTTTTAAGTCTATTCGAACCCTGA